TGATCCCCCAGGCGGCGTTGGTCTGCAGCACGTCCACCGCACCGCCCTCGACGAGAGCCCGCACCTGCTCGAGCCCGGTGAGGTTCTCCCCGCTGGCCACACCGGCGGCCACCTGCTGGCGCAGCGAGGCCATGCCGCGCACGTCCCAGCGCCGGACCGGTTCCTCGACCCACGTGAGGTCGAACTCCGCCTCGAGGGCGCGGACGTGGCGGACGGCCTGCGAGACGTGCCACGACTCGTTGGCGTCGATCATGAGGCCGGGGTGGGAGGAGTTGGCGCTCATCGCGTCGCGCAGGATGCCCAGCCGCGTCAGGTCGCGGTCGAGGTGGCGACCGCCCTTGAGCTTGGCGGCGCCGAACCCGCGCTCGGCGAAGCGGCCGTACAGCTCCGCCACGCCGTCGTCGTCCAGGCCCGCCTCGAGGCCGGAGGCGTACCCGGGGACGAACCTGTCCCGCGCGCCCAGCAGGCGCCACAGGGGCTCACCGGCGAGCTTGGCCTTGAGGTCCCACAGCGCGGAGTCGATGGTGCCCAGGGTGCCGAACAGCGACCCCTGGTGGCCGAGCTTGAAGACCGCGTCGAGCATGCGGTCGTACAGGGCCGTGACGCTGCGGGGGTCCTCCCCGTCCAGCACCGAGAAGACCTTCTCGATCTCGGCGTGGGCGCCGAGCGCGACGCCCTCGACGCCGTCGCTGGTGGTGATGACCAGCACGTCCTGGCGGGTGGTCGTGCCGGCGCTGACGCCGTTGACGTCGCCGACCGGCCGGCCCCACTCGTGGCGGGTGGTGAGCGAGCGGTACCCGGTGATCTTCATTCCTTGGTGCCTCCGGCCGTCATGCCCGCGACGAGGAAGCGCTGGCTGAACAGGAACACGACCAGCACGGGCAGCACGCTCACCACGGTGGCGAGGGCCAGGGCCGGCAGCTGGACCGACTGGGAGCCGGCCGCGCTCGGGTTGAACGCGGGGGTGGAGGACAGCAGCGTCGACAGGCCCACCTGCATGGGGTACCTGTCGCTGCTCGGCAGCATCACGAACGGCAGGAAGTAGTTGTTCCAGTTCTGCACGAACGAGAAGAAGCCGACCAGCGCCACCACCGGGGTGGCGAGCGGCAGCGCCACCCGCCAGAACACCTGGATCTCGTTGCACCCGTCCAGCCGCGCCGCCTCCAGGAGGCTGGAGGGGATGGAGGTGGAGTAGTAGATGAAGGTCAGGTAGACCCCGTACGGGTAGAACGAGAAGGGCAGGATCACGGCGAGGGGACTGCCGATGAGGCCCACCTGGTTCATCTCCAGGAACACCGGTAGCACCAGGGCGGTGCTCGGCATGAGCATGACCACGAGCGTCATGACCAGCAGCAGCTTGCGGCCGCGGAACTCCGTGAGGGCCAGGGCGTAGCCGGCCGGGATGGAGATCACCAGCGTGAGCACGAGGGCGCCCGCGGAGTAGACCACCGAGTTGGTGAACCAGCCGGTGACGGCGCCGTCCTGGAAGCTGGACAGCTGGGCCCAGTTGCCGGCGAGGCCCGACAGGGACCCCGGCGCGAAGGCCGCGGTGCGCTGCAGCTCGCCGCCGGACTTGGTCATGGCGAACAGCACCCAGACCAGCGGGACGACGAAGAACAGCGCGAAGACCGCCAGCACGATGCCGGCGAGGCCGCGGCCGCTCCAGCCGGCGAGGTCGAGGTCGAGGCCGCCGCCGCGGCGCGGACCCCCGGTGGCGGTCGAAGGCGGCCGGTGGCGCAGTGCCGTGGTGCTCACACGTCCTCCGTCTCGAAGAGGCCACCGCGCCACACGAAGATCGCGGACAGGGCCAGGGCCACGACCAGGAGCATCACCGCGATGGCGGCAGAGGCGTTGAAGTCGCGGATGTTGAAGGCGTACAGGTACGCCAGCTGGTTGATGGAGTAGTCGTTGGGGACCTGGCCGTTGCTGGCCTGCGAGAGCATCGTCGGCTCCACGAAGATCTGCGTCCCGCCGGCCAGTGAGAGCACCGCCATGTAGGCGATCCACTTGCGCAGCAGCGGCAGCTGGATCTTGAGCGCCATCTGGACGGGGCCGCAGCCGTCGATGCGCGCAGCCTCCATGACCTCGTGCGGGATGTTGTTGAGGGCCCCGTACATCACGACGATCCAGCCACCAGCGCCGGACCAGAAGGCGATGAGGGTGAAGATGATCGGCAGGCCGTCGGGCGCGATGGTGCTGGCGAAGCTCTCGAAGCCCATGAGCCGGAGCAGCCAGGCCGCGGGGCTGGCGGAGGGGTTGAGCATGAACAGCCACAGCAGGACGCTCGAAGCACCCGCCAGCGCGCCCGGCAGGTAGTAGGCCAGCCGCAGGGCGCCGCTGAGCCAGCGCACCGAGATCGCGTGGACCATGAGCGTGAGCAGCACCACGAAGACCAGCAGCGAGACGAGCCACAGGGCGAGGTAGAGGCCCACGTGGACGACGGCCGGGATGAAGCGGAAGTCGTCCAGGACCCGGGCGTAGTTGCTCACGCCGGCGAAGTCGCCGTCAGGGGCGGAGAACGACAGGAGCACCGCGTACACGGCCGGGCCGATGCCGAAGGCGAGGGCGAACAGCACGTACGGGCCGGTGAAGAGGTAGCCGACGGCCTTCGACAGCCTCGGCTGCGGCCGCCGGGCGGGCCGCCGCCCTGCCTGGGGCAGGGCGGCGGCGCGCAGGTCCGTCGGTGCCGTCACTTGACCGTGTAGCCGTTGACCTTGGCCTCGTTCTCGATCGCCGTCTGCCACGTGGGCAGGGTGTCGAGGACGGAGCCTCCGGAGGTGATGACCGGGGTGACGGTCTTGGACCAGACCGACTCCTGGCTGAAGGACGGGGCGCTCCAGTCGGACCAGACGAGCGGGGCCGCGTTGGTCAGGGCGTCCATCGAGGTGGCGTAGTAGCCGGAGGCTGCCTGCTTGGCGAGCCACTTCTCGGCGGCCGGGGCGTAGGCCGGGTAGCCCGGCGCCTGGTCGACCTGGTAGCTGTCGTCGGTCGTCACGAACTGCACGAACTTCGAAGCGGCCTCGGTGTTTCTGGAGTGGCTGGAGACGAACCAGGTGCCGCCGCCGACGTTGCCGGTCACGGCCGGGCCGGAGCCCCACGCCATCGGGTCACCGATGCCCATCTGGCCCTTCGGGATGTTCAGCGACTCGGGGTTGTTGAACAGGGCGCCGCCGTACCAGGCCGGGCCGGGGAGCATGAGGACCTTGCCGGAGTACTGCTGGACGAACTCCGGGGTGAACACGCTGACCGTGCTGAGGTACTTGTTCTTGATGCCGTCGTCCAGGAGGCTCGCGGCCGCCTTGCACTGGTCGGACGTCACGTCGACGGAGATCGAGGTGGCGCTGTCGAGCTTGCCGGCCTCGCACTTGGCGGACCACATGTAGATCTGGCCGTCGAAGGAGTCACCGGCGCCGCCGATGATGTAGCCGGGGTGCTCCTTGGCGACCTTCTGGCCGAGCGCCTGGTACTCCTCCCAGGTCTTGGGGACCTGGTAGCCGAACTGGTCCATGAGCGACTTGTCGTACCAGAGGACCTCCTGCGCGAGGTCGTTGCGCAGGCAGTAGACCTTGCCGTCGACGGTGCAGACGTCCAGGGAGCCCTTGGTGAACTGGTCGAGGGTCTCCTTGGGCACCACGCCGCTGCTCAGGTCGGCGGCGAAGGCCTGCTTGCCGCCCTGGCTCTGGCTGGCCCAGGAGGCGTCGTTGTTCTGGCTGGAGAAGACGACGTCGGGCCAGCCGCTGCCGGACTGGTCGAACAGGGCCATCTTGGTCTTGAAGGAGTTGGAGCCGCCCGAGGAGCCGTCGTAGGTCTCGACCTTGATCGGGATGTCGGGGTTGGCCTTCTGGAAGGCCTCGGCGGCCGGGGCGCGGGTCGCGTCGACCCAGACGGTGATGGGACTGTCCGCGGACTGGGCCTCCGTGGTAGCGGCGGCACCCGGGTCGGTGCCGCCGTTGGTGGCGCATCCCGCCGCGGACAGCGCCAGGAGGGCGCCCGCCGCGAGGGCGGCGATGCGGCGACCGGAACGCCGGACCGGAGTGGTGGTGGTGCTGGAGGGGAACATCGTTGGCTCTCCCAGGCTCGACATCGTTGACGATCGCCCTGCGGCGTGAAGGAACAACATCATACGTATCACCTTTCCCGCAAGGGTTTCGCGACGTCGGGTTGTCACGATCCGGTCTCTGCGGCAGCAGAGCAGGTCAGAGGCGGTCTGCGGACCCCGGTCGGACCAGTCCGCGAGCATCCAGGTCGCTCCAAAGATCGCCCCAGGTGCCGCTGGACGGCACCGCGCCGAGCAGCTCGGCGTTGCGCTGCACCTGATCGGCCGTGCGCATCCCGAGGGTCACGTCGACCACGGCCGGGTGCCGCAGCGGGAAGGCGACGGCGGCAGCAGGCAGCGTCGTCCCGTGCTCGGCGCACACGGCGGCGATGGCCCGGGCCCGGGCCAGCAGGTCCGGCGGGGCCTGGGCGTAGTCGTACCGGGCGTCGTCGGGGACGACGTCGCGGGCGAGGATCCCGGAGTTGAACACCCCGACGGCCACCACCGCCCGCTCCTGCTCCACCGCGGCCGGCAGCACGTCGTCCAGGGCCCTCTGGTCCAGCAGCGTGAAGCGCCCGGCGAGCATGACGACGTCGACGTCGGTCTCGCGCAGGAACCGCGCGAGCATCGACGACTGGTTCATCCCCACGCCCACAGCACCGACCACGCCCTGCTCGCGCAGCTCCACGAGGGCGGGTACGGCCTCGCGCGAGGCCTGCTCCCAGTGGTCGTCCGGGTCGTGGACGTACAGCACGTCGATCCGGTCCAGCCCGGTGCGCTCCAGGGACGCCTCGACCGAGCGCAGCACCCCGTCACGGCTGTAGTCCGAGCGCCTGCCGAGGTCCCCGGGGACGTCGAACCCGTCGTCGTCCCGCTCCAGCGGCACCTCGCGCGGCTCCAGGAGGCGACCCACCTTGGTGGAGACGACGAACTCCTCCCGCGGGCGCCCGCGCAGGGCCTCGCCGAGACGGCGCTCGGACAGGCCCAGCCCGTAGTGGGGGGCGGTGTCGAAGTACCGGACCCCCGCGCCCCAGGCAGCGTCGACGGCGGCGCGAGCAGTCTCGTCGTCCACCGCGCGGTAGAGGTTGCCGATGAGCGAAGCCCCGAAGCCCAGCGAGGTCAGCTCGACGCTCGTCCTCGGGATGCGGCGGCGCGGCAGGCTCACGGCAGCACCGCGGGGTCGAGCAGGGAGTGCACGAGCTTCAGCGGCTGCAGCCCGGAGGTGCCGGCGCCCTGGTCGACGAAGTGGTCGACGTAACCGTCGATGACCTCCTGCCAGCGGGCGTTGGCCGGGTCGGCGTCGACCGCTGCGATGGCCGCCTCGAAGTCGTCGCAGTCCACCAGGTGGAAGACGTCCAAGCCGCTGCGCCAGATGCGCCACTCGCGAATGCCGGCGCGGTCGAACACCTCCTGCAGGTCCGGGGGGATGCGGGCGTGGTCGCGGTCGTACCCCTCCTCGCTGCCGGGCTTGAGCTTGGAGTGGAGGGCGACGATCACGACGGGCTCCCTTCGGAGGCGACAGCGGAGGCAGAGGCAGCAGCGAGGCGCTGTGCGTCGAGGCGGTAGGTGCTGACGGCGGTGCCGCCGAGCAGAGCGGCTCGCTCGTCGGCGGAGGTCTCCCGCATGAGCCCCTGGGTGACCTCCCACGTCTTCTCGTAGCCGCCGAAGAGCACGCTGATGGGCCAGTCACCGCCCACCATGAGCCGCTCGGGGCCGAAGCACGACATCGCGTGCTCGAACGCCGGGCGCACCTCGTCGACGTCCCAACCGGGGTCCCCTGCGGGCGCCGGGTACAGGCCCGAGACCTTGGCGATGACGAGGGGGTCCTCGGCGGCGCGCGCGAGGAGCTGCTCCCAGGCCCGCCAGGCGTCCTCGCCCTGGCGGAAGGGCGGTTTGCCGAGGTGGTCCAGCACCACCCGCAGCCCGGGCACCCGCTCGGACAGCGATGGGACGTGCTCGAGGTGGCGCAGCTGGGAGGTGACCATGTCGAACGGCACGCCAGCTGCCGCGAGCACCCGCAGGCCGTCGAGGAAGGCCGGGAGCAGCACGTGATCGGGGTCGGGCCGGTCGTGGACGAGGTTGCGCACGCCGACGACGACGGGGTCACGGCGCAGCTCGGCCAGCTGCTCCGCGGCGGCGTCGGCGTCGTCCAGCGGCACCCAGGCGACCACGCCGGCCACCGCGGCCGACCGCTCGGCGATGGCGAGCATGGCGTCGGTGTCGGCGCGGTGGTCCGCGGACTGCACGAGCACCGTCGCCTGGACGCCGGCTGCCGTCATCAGCGGGGCGAGGTGCTCCGGGCCGAAGCGGCGGTTGACGGGGGCGATCTCGTCGGTCAGCCAGGGGTAGGAGACCTCCTCCGGCGACCAGAAGTGCTGGTGGGCGTCGATGATCAACGTGGTCTCCGCTCGGGTAGGTCGGACAGCTCTGGTGGTCAGCGCTGGACGTGGGCGGTGCCGCCGGCGGCCAGTGCCCGCACCTCGGCGAGCGTGGCGGCGCACGTGTCGCCGGGGGTGGTCATCGTGATCGCCCCGGCCGCCACACCCAGGGCCAGGGCCCGCTCCAGCGCCGCAGCCGTCAGCGGCTCGCCAGCAGAGCGCGCGCTGAGGACGCCGTCGAGCACCCCGGCGGTCAGGGCGTCACCGCTGCCGATGCGATCCAGCACCCCCACCCCGTCCAGGCGGGGACCGACCACGACGCCGGTGGCCGCGCTCCACGCCGCAGCCCCCCAGTCGTTGACCCCGGCCGAGACCACCCGGCGCCAGGAGCTCACCAGCAGCGGGCCGGCTCCATCGTCGTCGTGCTGGTCTACCCCGGTGAGCGCGGCCCAGTTCCGCCCGAGCTCGGCCAGGACCTCCCCCACCGCCTCAGGGGTGCCCAGCTCGACCTGCGCCTGGTCGGCCGGGACCAGCTGCAGGGCGCCCAGGACGACGTCGGCCAGCCCCGCCAGGCGCAGGTCCACGGTGCGCGCAGCAGCAGCACCACCGCGGTGACGCCACAGCGAGGGGCGGTGGTTGACGTCGTACGACGTGCCCACCCCCAGCCGCCGCGCAGCGCGCAACCCCTCTTCGGCCAGCTGCGTCGTCGTGGCCGACAGCCCGGCGAAGACCCCGCCGGTGTGCAGGTGCGCCACGCCGTCCAGGACCGCGTCCCAGTCGAGGTCACCGGGGGCCAACCGGGAGGCCGCTGACCCGGCGCGGTCGGAGACGCCCAGGGCCCCGCGCACCCCGAAGCCGCGCTCGACGAAGTTCAGCCCCGTGCGGGCCCCGGCAGCGGCGTCGACCCAGACGACCCGCGAGACGTCGACCCCGCCAGCTCGCACCAGACCCGCGGCCAGGAGCCCCACGGGATCGTCCGGGAAGGCGGTGACCACCCCGGCGCGGCGTCCGAAGGTGGTCCGTAGGGCGCGGACGGCGTTGTACTCGCCCCCGCCCTCCCAGACGGTGAAGGAGCGGGCGGTGGCGATGCGTCCCTCCCCGGGGTCCAGGCGCAGCATCACCTCCCCCAGCGCCAGCACCTGCGCCGGAGCAGGCGCAGCCACGGCAGGAGTCACGGCAGCAGTCACGGTGGCGCTCACGGACGGGCGGCGCGGCAGGCCGCGACGGCGGTGGCCACGCGCGCGGCCAGCTCAGCAGCCGCGGTGGCGCTGGCCTCACCGCCGCCGGTCACCTGTGCGACCAGCGCCGCTGGCACACACCAGCTTCCACCCACGCCGGCCACCGATCCCAGCGCCAGGTAGCCACCGAGGTCAGCCTCGCCGATGCCGCCTGTGGGCACGAACGACACGTCCGGGAACGGACCCGCCAGCCCGGCAAGCAACCCCGTCCCACCGACCGCGCCGGCGGGGAACACCTTCAGCAGCCGCAGGCCGGCCCTGCGGGCCAGCTGCACCTCGGTGGCCGTGGACACCCCCGGAACCGCCGGCACGCCCAGGGCGAAGGCCCGGGACACCACGTCGGGGTCGTGGCCGGGGCTGACCACGAACGCCGCGCCCGCCTGGGCGACCTGCTCCACCTGCTCGGGGTCCACCACGGTGCCCGCGCCGACGAGCAGCCCCTGGGTGGGGGCCAGCTCGGCGAGCACCCGCAGCGCGGCGGGGGTGCGCAGCACCACCTCCGCAGCGGTCAGCCCACCGGCCACCAGCGCTGCCCCCAGAGCCGCACCGTCAGTGCGCTCCCCCACGACCACGACCGGCAGCAGCGGGCAGCGCGCCAGGGCGTCGCGCAGGTCCTCCGCGGCGGCCAGGGCACCGATCGCCCCACCGGCTGCGCGCGGGGGGCGCTGGTGCAGCTGCTGGGTCATCGGCCCATCCATCCGCCGTCGACGGGCAGGACCACGCCGTGCACGTACTCCGCCGCCGGACTGCACAGGTACACCACCGCGCCGGCGATGTCCTGCGCACGGCCCCACCGCCCGGCGGGGATCCGCTCCAGGATCGCCCTCGAACGGTCCTCGTCCTCGCGCAGCGCAGCGGTGTTGTCGGTGGCGATGTAGCCCGGCGCCACCGCGTTCACCCCCACACCCTTGGAGCTCCACTCGTTGGCCAGCGCCTTGGTCAACCCCGCCAGTCCGTGCTTGGCGGCGGTGTAGCCCGGAACGGTGATACCGCCCTGGAAGCTCAGCAACGAGGCGGTGAACACGATCCGCCCAGACCCGCGCTCCACCATCGCCCCACCCACGGCCTGCGCGAGCACGAACTGCGCGGTCAGGTCCACCTCGAGCACGTGGTCCCAGTCGGCCAGGGAGTGCTGCGCGGCCGGGCTCCGTCGGATGGTGCCGCCGTTGGCCACCAGCAGATCGACGTTGCGGGAGGCGAGGTCGGCGCCCAGCGCGCGCACCGCAGCCCGGTCAGCCAGGTCACACGCCAGTGACGTGAAAGACCTGCCGGTGGCGCGCACCGCCTCAGCGACATCCTCACCAGGACCGCGGGTGGAGATCCCGATGACGTCAGCCCCCGCCCGCGCCAGCGCCACCGCGACCGCCGCCCCGATCCCGCGGCTGGCGCCGGTGACCGCCG
This portion of the Quadrisphaera setariae genome encodes:
- a CDS encoding mandelate racemase/muconate lactonizing enzyme family protein; its protein translation is MKITGYRSLTTRHEWGRPVGDVNGVSAGTTTRQDVLVITTSDGVEGVALGAHAEIEKVFSVLDGEDPRSVTALYDRMLDAVFKLGHQGSLFGTLGTIDSALWDLKAKLAGEPLWRLLGARDRFVPGYASGLEAGLDDDGVAELYGRFAERGFGAAKLKGGRHLDRDLTRLGILRDAMSANSSHPGLMIDANESWHVSQAVRHVRALEAEFDLTWVEEPVRRWDVRGMASLRQQVAAGVASGENLTGLEQVRALVEGGAVDVLQTNAAWGITNLLRVGAMAHAFDLPVSPIGLTYAVAAGAAALPNLLSIEVQDLSWPLGVDVDQVVDDGGTVLGDSPGNGITLHEELFEEVPATAGWAVRSGPHLRPRRAGLRLVPEDDADDDRTDDVPGPSHTPHASGG
- a CDS encoding carbohydrate ABC transporter permease, yielding MVLAVFALFFVVPLVWVLFAMTKSGGELQRTAAFAPGSLSGLAGNWAQLSSFQDGAVTGWFTNSVVYSAGALVLTLVISIPAGYALALTEFRGRKLLLVMTLVVMLMPSTALVLPVFLEMNQVGLIGSPLAVILPFSFYPYGVYLTFIYYSTSIPSSLLEAARLDGCNEIQVFWRVALPLATPVVALVGFFSFVQNWNNYFLPFVMLPSSDRYPMQVGLSTLLSSTPAFNPSAAGSQSVQLPALALATVVSVLPVLVVFLFSQRFLVAGMTAGGTKE
- a CDS encoding carbohydrate ABC transporter permease — its product is MTAPTDLRAAALPQAGRRPARRPQPRLSKAVGYLFTGPYVLFALAFGIGPAVYAVLLSFSAPDGDFAGVSNYARVLDDFRFIPAVVHVGLYLALWLVSLLVFVVLLTLMVHAISVRWLSGALRLAYYLPGALAGASSVLLWLFMLNPSASPAAWLLRLMGFESFASTIAPDGLPIIFTLIAFWSGAGGWIVVMYGALNNIPHEVMEAARIDGCGPVQMALKIQLPLLRKWIAYMAVLSLAGGTQIFVEPTMLSQASNGQVPNDYSINQLAYLYAFNIRDFNASAAIAVMLLVVALALSAIFVWRGGLFETEDV
- a CDS encoding ABC transporter substrate-binding protein, with the translated sequence MFPSSTTTTPVRRSGRRIAALAAGALLALSAAGCATNGGTDPGAAATTEAQSADSPITVWVDATRAPAAEAFQKANPDIPIKVETYDGSSGGSNSFKTKMALFDQSGSGWPDVVFSSQNNDASWASQSQGGKQAFAADLSSGVVPKETLDQFTKGSLDVCTVDGKVYCLRNDLAQEVLWYDKSLMDQFGYQVPKTWEEYQALGQKVAKEHPGYIIGGAGDSFDGQIYMWSAKCEAGKLDSATSISVDVTSDQCKAAASLLDDGIKNKYLSTVSVFTPEFVQQYSGKVLMLPGPAWYGGALFNNPESLNIPKGQMGIGDPMAWGSGPAVTGNVGGGTWFVSSHSRNTEAASKFVQFVTTDDSYQVDQAPGYPAYAPAAEKWLAKQAASGYYATSMDALTNAAPLVWSDWSAPSFSQESVWSKTVTPVITSGGSVLDTLPTWQTAIENEAKVNGYTVK
- a CDS encoding aldo/keto reductase, whose translation is MPRRRIPRTSVELTSLGFGASLIGNLYRAVDDETARAAVDAAWGAGVRYFDTAPHYGLGLSERRLGEALRGRPREEFVVSTKVGRLLEPREVPLERDDDGFDVPGDLGRRSDYSRDGVLRSVEASLERTGLDRIDVLYVHDPDDHWEQASREAVPALVELREQGVVGAVGVGMNQSSMLARFLRETDVDVVMLAGRFTLLDQRALDDVLPAAVEQERAVVAVGVFNSGILARDVVPDDARYDYAQAPPDLLARARAIAAVCAEHGTTLPAAAVAFPLRHPAVVDVTLGMRTADQVQRNAELLGAVPSSGTWGDLWSDLDARGLVRPGSADRL
- a CDS encoding L-rhamnose mutarotase yields the protein MIVALHSKLKPGSEEGYDRDHARIPPDLQEVFDRAGIREWRIWRSGLDVFHLVDCDDFEAAIAAVDADPANARWQEVIDGYVDHFVDQGAGTSGLQPLKLVHSLLDPAVLP
- a CDS encoding amidohydrolase family protein, with the translated sequence MIIDAHQHFWSPEEVSYPWLTDEIAPVNRRFGPEHLAPLMTAAGVQATVLVQSADHRADTDAMLAIAERSAAVAGVVAWVPLDDADAAAEQLAELRRDPVVVGVRNLVHDRPDPDHVLLPAFLDGLRVLAAAGVPFDMVTSQLRHLEHVPSLSERVPGLRVVLDHLGKPPFRQGEDAWRAWEQLLARAAEDPLVIAKVSGLYPAPAGDPGWDVDEVRPAFEHAMSCFGPERLMVGGDWPISVLFGGYEKTWEVTQGLMRETSADERAALLGGTAVSTYRLDAQRLAAASASAVASEGSPS
- a CDS encoding sugar kinase — its product is MAAPAPAQVLALGEVMLRLDPGEGRIATARSFTVWEGGGEYNAVRALRTTFGRRAGVVTAFPDDPVGLLAAGLVRAGGVDVSRVVWVDAAAGARTGLNFVERGFGVRGALGVSDRAGSAASRLAPGDLDWDAVLDGVAHLHTGGVFAGLSATTTQLAEEGLRAARRLGVGTSYDVNHRPSLWRHRGGAAAARTVDLRLAGLADVVLGALQLVPADQAQVELGTPEAVGEVLAELGRNWAALTGVDQHDDDGAGPLLVSSWRRVVSAGVNDWGAAAWSAATGVVVGPRLDGVGVLDRIGSGDALTAGVLDGVLSARSAGEPLTAAALERALALGVAAGAITMTTPGDTCAATLAEVRALAAGGTAHVQR
- a CDS encoding bifunctional 4-hydroxy-2-oxoglutarate aldolase/2-dehydro-3-deoxy-phosphogluconate aldolase, with protein sequence MTQQLHQRPPRAAGGAIGALAAAEDLRDALARCPLLPVVVVGERTDGAALGAALVAGGLTAAEVVLRTPAALRVLAELAPTQGLLVGAGTVVDPEQVEQVAQAGAAFVVSPGHDPDVVSRAFALGVPAVPGVSTATEVQLARRAGLRLLKVFPAGAVGGTGLLAGLAGPFPDVSFVPTGGIGEADLGGYLALGSVAGVGGSWCVPAALVAQVTGGGEASATAAAELAARVATAVAACRAARP
- a CDS encoding SDR family oxidoreductase; amino-acid sequence: MSAAPASSSPFASPFDLTGKLAAVTGASRGIGAAVAVALARAGADVIGISTRGPGEDVAEAVRATGRSFTSLACDLADRAAVRALGADLASRNVDLLVANGGTIRRSPAAQHSLADWDHVLEVDLTAQFVLAQAVGGAMVERGSGRIVFTASLLSFQGGITVPGYTAAKHGLAGLTKALANEWSSKGVGVNAVAPGYIATDNTAALREDEDRSRAILERIPAGRWGRAQDIAGAVVYLCSPAAEYVHGVVLPVDGGWMGR